The Haloarcula litorea genome contains the following window.
GGCCGTCGAGGTCGACGTCGAATCCGGTCGTCCCGGAACCAGCGTGCGTGGTGTCGGGGACGTAGTGCTGTCCGCTCGCACCAGATCGTGATCCCATGTAGGCGACACCACTACCGAACGCGAGCACCGCGCCGCCGGCGATGAGTGCTCTCCGCCGAGTGATATTGCCCTCTTCGTCCATCTATATACAATACCACTTCGCATCGGCTGATAGACGTTGTGGTCCTAATAGAATTCCAAGACCTCCCTCTATGGGCACCTAGACCGCGTTTTCGACTGTCTCAATTATCGAATACGGATCATGTGTGTCATCATTCCGTACCACGACAACGAGCCCGGTCGTCTCCTCGACTGGTACGGTGATGGTGACCAGTGTATCGTACACGCGGACGGTCGCATGCAGCGACTCTCCGTGGTACTCCTCGTAGACTGCAGTGCCGATCGCCTCCAGCTGAATGTGCTCCAGAATCGCCCGGATATCCGACGCTGCGTACTGTGAGGACGCCGCCTCGTCTCGGTACAGGACATCGTACTCGCCATCCTCGTAGGACGCCAGGCCGGCCAGCGTCTCACCGAGATCAGCCTTCAGTGTCGATTCGAGGGATTCAGCGATATCCCCCAGTGAGCGGTTATCCGCGTCAGTAGGCTCATCGGTCATCGTTGGTTCACGCGTGCGCTTCAATCACGGAGCGAAGCTGCGCTTCGTCCTGCATTCCGACGAGTCGTTCCGCCGGCTGGCCGTCAGCGAACAGGACGAGGGTCGGAACCCCCTGGACACCGTACTCTGCGGCGAGTTGCTGATTTGCGTCGATGTCGATCTTCGCTACGGTCGCATCGGTCTCGGCCGCGATCGTTTCGACGATTGGTTCGAGCATCTGGCACGGACCACACCAATCGGCATAGAAGTCGGCTAGCACGAGACCGTACTCGGCGACAGTTTCTGACAGCTCGGCGCCGCCGTCGATATGGATCGGTTCGGACGGGCTCTTCGAGGTGGACGCCTCAGAACCGCCCGTTTCAGCCTTGTTTCGAAGCTCCGCCAGTTTCTGTCGACGGATCTCCTCGATATCTTCAGCCATTAGGTGTCCGTTTGAACCGCGCCGCCTCATTTATTTTGTATAACTCGCACAATACTGCCCCAGTGCGGGTTTGAACGATAGGGGTCAGAGACAGGACTCAATCGGCTCCTTCTCGCGATCCTCCAAGTCCCGGCTGTACCGGTCTTCGAACTCCTGAATAAGCTGTCCGATGGCCGCATACCAATCGTTGAGCAATCGCTGCGCGTGTGCAACTTCCTCGGATGTCCGCGAACGATACACGTAGTAGTACCCTCCGTGCTCGTAGTTTACTTGCTCCTGAACTACCACGCCGGCCTCAAGGAGTCGAGATATCGAACGATACGCAGTCGAACGTTCACAATCCATTCGATCTGCGACGTCGTCGACGGTAAGACCCTCCTCTGCCTGTTGTAGCAGCTGAAAGACCACCTGATCCCGCTCGTTGAGTCCGTGAATGCAGCCCAGGAGGTCAAGGCACCCCAGATCGCGCTCGAGGTCCTCACGCACTGACGTGGCCACCATATCTAAAAATAGGAAGACAGAGACGATTAAAGCTGTTCCCGAATACTACAATACTCCGATAGCCGATCAGATACTGGAGCCACTCTTTCCACGGAAATCCGCTTTCGCGAAAGAAGACCCGAAGAGACTTTGTCCTGAAGACCCAAGATAGTACACGAATGGCACTCCCAATCGACCCAAGCCAGATCGACCCTGCGGACATCGGTGAAGAACAGGTAACTCTCGAAATGAGCCACGATGAAGCGATCGAACACGTCCGCGAGGTGTTCACGGACGCGGGTTTCGGCATCCCCGTCGAGTTCTCGCCCTCCGAGATGCTCAACGAGAAGGTCGACGCCGGCCGCGACCCCTACTACGTGCTGGGGGCGTGCAACCCCGAAGTCGCCGACCGCGCGCTGGACGCAACCGACAACCAACTCGGTGCACTGATGCCGTGCAACGTCGTCGTTTGGGAAGAAGAACCGGGCAAGCAGGTCGTCTATCACGTCTCCATCATGCGCATCGCCCGCCTCATCGGGATAGCGTCCGACGACGACGAGATGGCAGACATCGTCGCCGACACCGGCGAACTCGTCGACGAGGCGTTCGCGAACCTCTAAGATGGGACATCACACGTTCGACGCCGACCGCGCTGACAAACTCGAAGAGGCACAGCGACGGTACCGGTCCCTCTCCGCGGAGGAACTCCTCTGGGCGCTCTCTCCAGATGGAGACGAAACGGTCGCAGATCTGGGCAGCGGGACCGGGTTCTACACCGACGACGTCGCACCGACTGTCGACCACGTGTACGCCGTCGACATTCAGGATGCGATGCACGACTACTACCGGGAGAAAGGCGTCCCCGAGAACGTCGACCTCGTGACGAGTGGCGTGGACGACCTCCCACTCGATTCCGACAGTCTCGACGCGGCGTTCTCGACGATGACCTACCACGAGTTCGCGAACGAACAGGCGTTGAGCGAACTCAGTCGCGTGCTCGCCTCACAGGGGACGCTCGTTATCGTGGACTGGGCAGCTTCCGGAAGTGGGTCTCACGGCCCACCCGTTGACGAGCGGTATTCCGCCACCGAGACGGCGA
Protein-coding sequences here:
- a CDS encoding helix-turn-helix domain-containing protein is translated as MVATSVREDLERDLGCLDLLGCIHGLNERDQVVFQLLQQAEEGLTVDDVADRMDCERSTAYRSISRLLEAGVVVQEQVNYEHGGYYYVYRSRTSEEVAHAQRLLNDWYAAIGQLIQEFEDRYSRDLEDREKEPIESCL
- a CDS encoding class I SAM-dependent methyltransferase, with amino-acid sequence MGHHTFDADRADKLEEAQRRYRSLSAEELLWALSPDGDETVADLGSGTGFYTDDVAPTVDHVYAVDIQDAMHDYYREKGVPENVDLVTSGVDDLPLDSDSLDAAFSTMTYHEFANEQALSELSRVLASQGTLVIVDWAASGSGSHGPPVDERYSATETANALRQHGFTVEFEALRPETFLVTASAE
- a CDS encoding DUF302 domain-containing protein is translated as MALPIDPSQIDPADIGEEQVTLEMSHDEAIEHVREVFTDAGFGIPVEFSPSEMLNEKVDAGRDPYYVLGACNPEVADRALDATDNQLGALMPCNVVVWEEEPGKQVVYHVSIMRIARLIGIASDDDEMADIVADTGELVDEAFANL
- the trxA gene encoding thioredoxin gives rise to the protein MAEDIEEIRRQKLAELRNKAETGGSEASTSKSPSEPIHIDGGAELSETVAEYGLVLADFYADWCGPCQMLEPIVETIAAETDATVAKIDIDANQQLAAEYGVQGVPTLVLFADGQPAERLVGMQDEAQLRSVIEAHA